A DNA window from Guyparkeria halophila contains the following coding sequences:
- the mutL gene encoding DNA mismatch repair endonuclease MutL, protein MAEIRQLPQSLVNQIAAGEVVERPASVIKELVENALDAGADRIEVQVVAGGVKQLSVRDNGHGMGPEQLPLAISPHATSKIRDLDDLEAVASFGFRGEALASIQSISRLRLVSRTADADHGWELAPGVFDEPRPTPAKAGTLVDVRDLFFNVPARRKFLRTERTEFGHVDQLMRKLALANPDVAFRLIHNDRPVLDLSAVTLETLDQRIAAVLGQGFLEQAREIDASASGFSLQGLVASPQYARASTDQQLFFVNGRVVRDRLIAHAIRRAYSDVLHHGRHPAYVLSLHLDPAAVDVNVHPTKAEVRFRDARGVHDFLFQSVHRALATPGGASSSSAVEPGLAGSAAPGMPFAGEAARPAMGTVTMGTATMGGGRSAQGYFSLLEQGRAAEGEGGRVAEPLPEDAEIPPLGYAIAHLGEIYILARNRDGLVIVDAHAAAERVTYERLKQSYRQQALSAAPLLLPVDLGVSPVEAEAFETWQEAFAAAGVVLDRIGPERVRVREVPVMLREADIETLVREMLAEMRRVPLAGGDVPRAVVDDRIDEILSTMACHGSVRANRRLTVAEMNALLRDMERTERSDQCNHGRPTWRRLTIEELDRWFMRGQ, encoded by the coding sequence ATGGCCGAAATCCGCCAACTGCCACAGTCGCTGGTCAACCAGATCGCCGCCGGCGAGGTGGTCGAACGCCCCGCCAGCGTGATCAAGGAGTTGGTGGAGAATGCGCTCGATGCCGGCGCCGATCGGATCGAGGTTCAGGTGGTCGCCGGCGGGGTCAAGCAACTGTCGGTGCGTGACAACGGCCACGGCATGGGCCCCGAGCAGCTTCCCTTGGCGATCTCGCCGCACGCCACCAGCAAGATCCGTGACCTCGACGACCTCGAGGCGGTGGCGAGCTTCGGCTTTCGCGGCGAGGCGCTGGCGAGCATCCAGTCGATTTCCCGCCTGCGGCTGGTCTCCCGGACCGCTGATGCCGATCACGGCTGGGAGCTTGCCCCCGGGGTCTTCGACGAACCGCGACCCACGCCGGCGAAGGCCGGCACTCTGGTCGACGTGCGCGACCTGTTCTTCAACGTGCCCGCGCGGCGCAAGTTCCTGCGCACCGAGCGTACCGAGTTCGGTCACGTCGATCAGCTGATGCGCAAGCTCGCGCTCGCCAATCCGGACGTGGCCTTTCGCCTGATTCACAACGACCGACCGGTGCTCGACCTGTCGGCGGTGACGCTCGAGACACTCGACCAGCGCATTGCCGCCGTGCTTGGCCAGGGCTTTCTGGAACAGGCCCGCGAGATCGATGCCTCGGCCTCCGGGTTTTCGCTGCAGGGTCTGGTGGCCAGCCCGCAGTACGCCCGCGCCTCGACCGATCAGCAGTTGTTTTTCGTCAACGGGCGGGTGGTGCGCGATCGGCTGATCGCCCACGCGATCCGTCGCGCCTACAGTGACGTGTTGCACCACGGCCGGCACCCGGCCTACGTGCTGTCACTGCACCTTGATCCGGCCGCAGTCGACGTCAACGTCCACCCCACCAAGGCCGAGGTGCGTTTCCGCGACGCCCGCGGGGTACACGACTTCCTGTTCCAATCGGTGCATCGGGCCCTGGCGACGCCGGGTGGCGCCTCGTCATCCAGCGCCGTCGAGCCGGGATTGGCCGGCTCGGCGGCGCCCGGCATGCCGTTCGCTGGGGAGGCGGCGCGCCCCGCCATGGGTACGGTGACCATGGGTACGGCGACCATGGGGGGTGGACGTTCGGCGCAGGGCTACTTCTCCCTGCTCGAACAGGGCCGGGCCGCGGAGGGCGAGGGCGGTCGAGTCGCCGAGCCGCTGCCCGAGGATGCAGAAATTCCCCCGCTGGGGTATGCCATCGCCCACCTGGGCGAGATCTACATCCTGGCGCGCAATCGCGACGGGCTGGTCATCGTGGATGCCCACGCTGCGGCCGAGCGGGTCACCTACGAGCGCCTCAAGCAGAGCTATCGCCAGCAGGCGCTCTCGGCCGCGCCGCTGCTGTTGCCGGTGGATCTCGGGGTGTCGCCTGTCGAGGCGGAGGCCTTCGAGACCTGGCAGGAGGCCTTCGCCGCGGCGGGGGTGGTGCTGGATCGGATCGGGCCCGAGCGGGTGCGGGTGCGTGAGGTGCCGGTGATGTTGCGCGAGGCGGACATCGAGACCCTGGTGCGCGAGATGCTGGCCGAGATGCGCCGCGTGCCGCTGGCCGGCGGTGACGTGCCCCGCGCGGTGGTCGACGATCGGATCGACGAGATCCTTTCCACCATGGCTTGTCACGGCTCGGTGCGGGCGAACCGGCGCCTGACGGTCGCCGAGATGAACGCCCTGTTGCGCGACATGGAGCGCACCGAGCGCAGTGACCAGTGCAATCACGGTCGCCCGACCTGGCGTCGACTGACGATCGAGGAACTCGATCGCTGGTTCATGCGGGGGCAGTGA
- a CDS encoding N-acetylmuramoyl-L-alanine amidase → MNNSSQSARDALALLNAERRRFLRTAVGTGVAAFGLPLAGPALAGRAVNVSRVEAGRHDGFTRYVFAISDPVDFDTLLLDNPARAVIDIRSTRLQDVALPSTPDSPVVKGLRVGVRNGHDLRLVFDLKKRARPQIIILPPTGGGSHRLVIDLPHGGGADTVIAERPDVPRQESALRSGSGAFRDLVVAIDPGHGGKDPGAIGRRGTREKDIVLNIGLQLRDLIAATPGLTPVMTREDDRFIPLRQRTEIARRHEADLFISVHADAFRLASAKGASVYCLSQNGASSEAARWLAAKENSADFVGGASLSGHDEDVASVLLDLAQTKTLESSLDFADRVLGRIGNIAKLHKHDVQQAGFAVLKSPDIPSILVESAFISNPQEEQRLRSSSYQRQIAQSILEGVHSYYTAHAPQGTRYAML, encoded by the coding sequence ATGAACAATTCATCCCAATCTGCCCGTGACGCGCTTGCCTTGCTGAATGCCGAGCGCCGCCGCTTTTTGCGCACGGCGGTCGGTACCGGGGTGGCGGCCTTCGGTCTTCCCCTGGCCGGGCCGGCGCTGGCCGGTCGGGCCGTCAACGTTTCCCGTGTCGAAGCAGGGCGCCACGACGGCTTTACCCGCTACGTCTTCGCCATCTCCGATCCGGTCGATTTCGATACGCTATTGCTGGACAACCCGGCGCGTGCGGTCATCGACATCCGCTCGACGCGGTTGCAGGATGTCGCCCTGCCATCGACACCGGATTCGCCGGTGGTCAAGGGGCTGCGTGTCGGTGTGCGCAACGGCCATGATCTGCGTCTGGTGTTCGACCTCAAGAAACGGGCACGCCCGCAGATCATCATCCTGCCGCCCACGGGTGGTGGCTCCCACCGGCTGGTCATCGACCTGCCCCACGGGGGTGGCGCGGATACCGTGATCGCCGAACGCCCCGACGTCCCGCGTCAGGAATCCGCGCTGCGATCCGGTTCCGGTGCCTTCCGTGACCTGGTGGTGGCGATCGATCCCGGCCACGGCGGCAAGGATCCCGGCGCCATCGGCCGTCGCGGCACGCGCGAGAAGGACATCGTGCTCAATATCGGGTTGCAGCTGCGCGACCTGATTGCCGCGACGCCCGGGCTCACGCCGGTGATGACCCGCGAGGACGACCGCTTCATCCCGCTGCGCCAGCGCACCGAGATCGCGCGTCGGCACGAGGCCGACCTGTTCATCTCGGTGCACGCCGATGCCTTCCGTCTCGCTTCGGCGAAGGGCGCCTCGGTCTACTGCCTGAGCCAGAACGGCGCCAGTTCCGAGGCGGCGCGCTGGTTGGCGGCCAAGGAAAACAGCGCCGATTTCGTCGGTGGCGCCTCGCTGTCCGGTCACGACGAGGACGTCGCCTCGGTGCTGCTCGACCTGGCCCAGACCAAGACACTCGAGTCGAGCCTGGACTTCGCCGATCGTGTGCTGGGCCGTATCGGCAATATCGCCAAGCTCCACAAGCACGATGTCCAGCAGGCCGGTTTCGCCGTACTCAAGTCGCCGGACATCCCCTCGATCCTGGTGGAGAGCGCTTTCATCAGTAACCCGCAGGAAGAGCAGCGACTGCGTTCCTCGAGCTACCAGCGTCAGATTGCGCAGTCGATCCTCGAGGGTGTGCACAGCTATTACACGGCGCACGCCCCGCAGGGCACCCGCTACGCCATGCTCTGA